The proteins below are encoded in one region of Ostrea edulis chromosome 3, xbOstEdul1.1, whole genome shotgun sequence:
- the LOC125673189 gene encoding protein FAM228B-like isoform X6 has protein sequence MASLLCVKQPGGKVKMHSSELIEELMIDSKDHITTMKMSKSDVYRRRQKRPMSTSVIQTREGVDSKSLIGQTLRVQDWLNEKTVKGLQFAIPQAWVEQQERSDMETKEARELYNPLLEVEGTFVRDMQNVVKSKDVLDLRKREMLHKKWNDRVYEPLRGKIIDVMDGEDWPELDRRKRELHKQYLEFVNQKGHVFLDTMDPSEYYAQALNGHRPAPIKVVFNVPDSRPVTAPAQIATKAFRDPLLSQGRERSAEERTILRCLTGNDYTDKDIEQVKLPPLPLVPLGRHGTDSIRWLEMPLHNIESTPRMASRYESIMNIACLWGTWTSGLSVKRRMHGTFNQSQLNFEEWSRAQRNRAQVEMELQTQKKRMYTEVPPFKIPPREVPSSYLEPNNIGIQTIPEELEQLTLKNWAPSNDSASIPVGAC, from the exons ATGGCATCATTATTATGTGTTAAACAACCTGGGGGCAAGGTGAAAATGCATTCGTCGGAGTTGATTGAAGAACTGATGATAGACAGCAAAGATCACATCACGACTATG AAAATGAGCAAAAGTGATGTGTACAGAAGAAGACAAAAAAGACCCATGTCCACCTCTGTAATTCAAACGAGAGAAGGCGTTGACTCCAAAAGTCTGATTGGTCAGACTCTTCGGGTTCAAGATTGGTTAAATGAGAAAACTGTTAAGGGATTGCAG TTTGCTATACCCCAGGCCTGGGTTGAACAACAG GAGAGATCGGATATGGAAACAAAAGAAGCTAGAGAGTTGTACAATCCTCTTTTGGAGGTGGAGGGCACATTTGTCAGG GACATGCAAAATGTAGTGAAAAGCAAGGACGTGCTAGATCTGAGGAAGCGCGAGATGTTGCACAAGAAGTGGAACGATCGTGTGTACGAGCCGCTCCGAGGGAAGATCATTGATGTGATGGATGGAGAGGATTGGCCCGAACTGGACCGAAGGAAACGAGAGCTGCATAAACAGTACCTGGAGTTTGTCAACCAGAAG GGCCATGTATTCTTAGACACGATGGACCCCTCTGAATATTATGCCCAAGCCTTAAATGGTCATAGGCCAGCTCCCATCAAG GTAGTTTTTAATGTCCCTGATTCAAGGCCAGTCACCGCACCTGCACAG ATTGCCACCAAGGCTTTCCGTGACCCCCTATTGTCTCAGGGTCGTGAGCGCAGTGCAGAGGAGAGAACCATTCTAAGATGTCTGACAGGAAATGACTACACTGACAAAGACATCGAGCAGGTGAAGTTACCTCCCCTGCCTTTAGTTCCCCTCGGACGCCACGGCACAGACAGCATCAGGTGGTTGGAGATGCCCCTGCACAACATCGAGAGCACACCACGCATGGCCAGCAG ATACGAGTCCATTATGAACATCGCCTGTCTATGG GGAACATGGACTTCTGGGTTAAGTGTGAA GCGAAGGATGCACGGCACATTCAATCAAAGCCAATTAAACTTTGAAGAGTGGTCAAGGGCACAGCGAAACCGAGCTCAAGTAGAAATGGAACTGCAGACACAGAAAAAGCGCATGTACACAGAAGTCCCTCCATTTAAAATCCCACCCAGGGAGGTACCCTCCTCGTATTTAGAGCCCAACAACATTGGAATTCAGACCATTCCAGAGGAACTTGAGCAATTGACTCTCAAAAACTGGGCACCTTCTAACGATTCTGCCTCCATTCCAGTGGGAGCATGTTAA
- the LOC125673189 gene encoding protein FAM228B-like isoform X13, translated as MASLLCVKQPGGKVKMHSSELIEELMIDSKDHITTMKMSKSDVYRRRQKRPMSTSVIQTREGVDSKSLIGQTLRVQDWLNEKTVKGLQIVNSTYMKERSDMETKEARELYNPLLEVEGTFVRDMQNVVKSKDVLDLRKREMLHKKWNDRVYEPLRGKIIDVMDGEDWPELDRRKRELHKQYLEFVNQKGHVFLDTMDPSEYYAQALNGHRPAPIKVYFSEKKIATKAFRDPLLSQGRERSAEERTILRCLTGNDYTDKDIEQVKLPPLPLVPLGRHGTDSIRWLEMPLHNIESTPRMASRYESIMNIACLWGTWTSGLSVKRRMHGTFNQSQLNFEEWSRAQRNRAQVEMELQTQKKRMYTEVPPFKIPPREVPSSYLEPNNIGIQTIPEELEQLTLKNWAPSNDSASIPVGAC; from the exons ATGGCATCATTATTATGTGTTAAACAACCTGGGGGCAAGGTGAAAATGCATTCGTCGGAGTTGATTGAAGAACTGATGATAGACAGCAAAGATCACATCACGACTATG AAAATGAGCAAAAGTGATGTGTACAGAAGAAGACAAAAAAGACCCATGTCCACCTCTGTAATTCAAACGAGAGAAGGCGTTGACTCCAAAAGTCTGATTGGTCAGACTCTTCGGGTTCAAGATTGGTTAAATGAGAAAACTGTTAAGGGATTGCAG ATTGTCAACTCTACGTACATGAAG GAGAGATCGGATATGGAAACAAAAGAAGCTAGAGAGTTGTACAATCCTCTTTTGGAGGTGGAGGGCACATTTGTCAGG GACATGCAAAATGTAGTGAAAAGCAAGGACGTGCTAGATCTGAGGAAGCGCGAGATGTTGCACAAGAAGTGGAACGATCGTGTGTACGAGCCGCTCCGAGGGAAGATCATTGATGTGATGGATGGAGAGGATTGGCCCGAACTGGACCGAAGGAAACGAGAGCTGCATAAACAGTACCTGGAGTTTGTCAACCAGAAG GGCCATGTATTCTTAGACACGATGGACCCCTCTGAATATTATGCCCAAGCCTTAAATGGTCATAGGCCAGCTCCCATCAAG GTGTATTTTTCTGAGAAAAAG ATTGCCACCAAGGCTTTCCGTGACCCCCTATTGTCTCAGGGTCGTGAGCGCAGTGCAGAGGAGAGAACCATTCTAAGATGTCTGACAGGAAATGACTACACTGACAAAGACATCGAGCAGGTGAAGTTACCTCCCCTGCCTTTAGTTCCCCTCGGACGCCACGGCACAGACAGCATCAGGTGGTTGGAGATGCCCCTGCACAACATCGAGAGCACACCACGCATGGCCAGCAG ATACGAGTCCATTATGAACATCGCCTGTCTATGG GGAACATGGACTTCTGGGTTAAGTGTGAA GCGAAGGATGCACGGCACATTCAATCAAAGCCAATTAAACTTTGAAGAGTGGTCAAGGGCACAGCGAAACCGAGCTCAAGTAGAAATGGAACTGCAGACACAGAAAAAGCGCATGTACACAGAAGTCCCTCCATTTAAAATCCCACCCAGGGAGGTACCCTCCTCGTATTTAGAGCCCAACAACATTGGAATTCAGACCATTCCAGAGGAACTTGAGCAATTGACTCTCAAAAACTGGGCACCTTCTAACGATTCTGCCTCCATTCCAGTGGGAGCATGTTAA
- the LOC125673189 gene encoding protein FAM228B-like isoform X20, translating to MASLLCVKQPGGKVKMHSSELIEELMIDSKDHITTMKMSKSDVYRRRQKRPMSTSVIQTREGVDSKSLIGQTLRVQDWLNEKTVKGLQFAIPQAWVEQQIVNSTYMKERSDMETKEARELYNPLLEVEGTFVRDMQNVVKSKDVLDLRKREMLHKKWNDRVYEPLRGKIIDVMDGEDWPELDRRKRELHKQYLEFVNQKGHVFLDTMDPSEYYAQALNGHRPAPIKIATKAFRDPLLSQGRERSAEERTILRCLTGNDYTDKDIEQVKLPPLPLVPLGRHGTDSIRWLEMPLHNIESTPRMASRRRMHGTFNQSQLNFEEWSRAQRNRAQVEMELQTQKKRMYTEVPPFKIPPREVPSSYLEPNNIGIQTIPEELEQLTLKNWAPSNDSASIPVGAC from the exons ATGGCATCATTATTATGTGTTAAACAACCTGGGGGCAAGGTGAAAATGCATTCGTCGGAGTTGATTGAAGAACTGATGATAGACAGCAAAGATCACATCACGACTATG AAAATGAGCAAAAGTGATGTGTACAGAAGAAGACAAAAAAGACCCATGTCCACCTCTGTAATTCAAACGAGAGAAGGCGTTGACTCCAAAAGTCTGATTGGTCAGACTCTTCGGGTTCAAGATTGGTTAAATGAGAAAACTGTTAAGGGATTGCAG TTTGCTATACCCCAGGCCTGGGTTGAACAACAG ATTGTCAACTCTACGTACATGAAG GAGAGATCGGATATGGAAACAAAAGAAGCTAGAGAGTTGTACAATCCTCTTTTGGAGGTGGAGGGCACATTTGTCAGG GACATGCAAAATGTAGTGAAAAGCAAGGACGTGCTAGATCTGAGGAAGCGCGAGATGTTGCACAAGAAGTGGAACGATCGTGTGTACGAGCCGCTCCGAGGGAAGATCATTGATGTGATGGATGGAGAGGATTGGCCCGAACTGGACCGAAGGAAACGAGAGCTGCATAAACAGTACCTGGAGTTTGTCAACCAGAAG GGCCATGTATTCTTAGACACGATGGACCCCTCTGAATATTATGCCCAAGCCTTAAATGGTCATAGGCCAGCTCCCATCAAG ATTGCCACCAAGGCTTTCCGTGACCCCCTATTGTCTCAGGGTCGTGAGCGCAGTGCAGAGGAGAGAACCATTCTAAGATGTCTGACAGGAAATGACTACACTGACAAAGACATCGAGCAGGTGAAGTTACCTCCCCTGCCTTTAGTTCCCCTCGGACGCCACGGCACAGACAGCATCAGGTGGTTGGAGATGCCCCTGCACAACATCGAGAGCACACCACGCATGGCCAGCAG GCGAAGGATGCACGGCACATTCAATCAAAGCCAATTAAACTTTGAAGAGTGGTCAAGGGCACAGCGAAACCGAGCTCAAGTAGAAATGGAACTGCAGACACAGAAAAAGCGCATGTACACAGAAGTCCCTCCATTTAAAATCCCACCCAGGGAGGTACCCTCCTCGTATTTAGAGCCCAACAACATTGGAATTCAGACCATTCCAGAGGAACTTGAGCAATTGACTCTCAAAAACTGGGCACCTTCTAACGATTCTGCCTCCATTCCAGTGGGAGCATGTTAA
- the LOC125673189 gene encoding protein FAM228B-like isoform X23, whose amino-acid sequence MASLLCVKQPGGKVKMHSSELIEELMIDSKDHITTMKMSKSDVYRRRQKRPMSTSVIQTREGVDSKSLIGQTLRVQDWLNEKTVKGLQFAIPQAWVEQQERSDMETKEARELYNPLLEVEGTFVRDMQNVVKSKDVLDLRKREMLHKKWNDRVYEPLRGKIIDVMDGEDWPELDRRKRELHKQYLEFVNQKGHVFLDTMDPSEYYAQALNGHRPAPIKIATKAFRDPLLSQGRERSAEERTILRCLTGNDYTDKDIEQVKLPPLPLVPLGRHGTDSIRWLEMPLHNIESTPRMASRRRMHGTFNQSQLNFEEWSRAQRNRAQVEMELQTQKKRMYTEVPPFKIPPREVPSSYLEPNNIGIQTIPEELEQLTLKNWAPSNDSASIPVGAC is encoded by the exons ATGGCATCATTATTATGTGTTAAACAACCTGGGGGCAAGGTGAAAATGCATTCGTCGGAGTTGATTGAAGAACTGATGATAGACAGCAAAGATCACATCACGACTATG AAAATGAGCAAAAGTGATGTGTACAGAAGAAGACAAAAAAGACCCATGTCCACCTCTGTAATTCAAACGAGAGAAGGCGTTGACTCCAAAAGTCTGATTGGTCAGACTCTTCGGGTTCAAGATTGGTTAAATGAGAAAACTGTTAAGGGATTGCAG TTTGCTATACCCCAGGCCTGGGTTGAACAACAG GAGAGATCGGATATGGAAACAAAAGAAGCTAGAGAGTTGTACAATCCTCTTTTGGAGGTGGAGGGCACATTTGTCAGG GACATGCAAAATGTAGTGAAAAGCAAGGACGTGCTAGATCTGAGGAAGCGCGAGATGTTGCACAAGAAGTGGAACGATCGTGTGTACGAGCCGCTCCGAGGGAAGATCATTGATGTGATGGATGGAGAGGATTGGCCCGAACTGGACCGAAGGAAACGAGAGCTGCATAAACAGTACCTGGAGTTTGTCAACCAGAAG GGCCATGTATTCTTAGACACGATGGACCCCTCTGAATATTATGCCCAAGCCTTAAATGGTCATAGGCCAGCTCCCATCAAG ATTGCCACCAAGGCTTTCCGTGACCCCCTATTGTCTCAGGGTCGTGAGCGCAGTGCAGAGGAGAGAACCATTCTAAGATGTCTGACAGGAAATGACTACACTGACAAAGACATCGAGCAGGTGAAGTTACCTCCCCTGCCTTTAGTTCCCCTCGGACGCCACGGCACAGACAGCATCAGGTGGTTGGAGATGCCCCTGCACAACATCGAGAGCACACCACGCATGGCCAGCAG GCGAAGGATGCACGGCACATTCAATCAAAGCCAATTAAACTTTGAAGAGTGGTCAAGGGCACAGCGAAACCGAGCTCAAGTAGAAATGGAACTGCAGACACAGAAAAAGCGCATGTACACAGAAGTCCCTCCATTTAAAATCCCACCCAGGGAGGTACCCTCCTCGTATTTAGAGCCCAACAACATTGGAATTCAGACCATTCCAGAGGAACTTGAGCAATTGACTCTCAAAAACTGGGCACCTTCTAACGATTCTGCCTCCATTCCAGTGGGAGCATGTTAA
- the LOC125673189 gene encoding protein FAM228B-like isoform X11 — protein sequence MASLLCVKQPGGKVKMHSSELIEELMIDSKDHITTMKMSKSDVYRRRQKRPMSTSVIQTREGVDSKSLIGQTLRVQDWLNEKTVKGLQFAIPQAWVEQQIVNSTYMKERSDMETKEARELYNPLLEVEGTFVRDMQNVVKSKDVLDLRKREMLHKKWNDRVYEPLRGKIIDVMDGEDWPELDRRKRELHKQYLEFVNQKGHVFLDTMDPSEYYAQALNGHRPAPIKHTCLKWSKHLAVAKRRFDHQHYKIATKAFRDPLLSQGRERSAEERTILRCLTGNDYTDKDIEQVKLPPLPLVPLGRHGTDSIRWLEMPLHNIESTPRMASRRRMHGTFNQSQLNFEEWSRAQRNRAQVEMELQTQKKRMYTEVPPFKIPPREVPSSYLEPNNIGIQTIPEELEQLTLKNWAPSNDSASIPVGAC from the exons ATGGCATCATTATTATGTGTTAAACAACCTGGGGGCAAGGTGAAAATGCATTCGTCGGAGTTGATTGAAGAACTGATGATAGACAGCAAAGATCACATCACGACTATG AAAATGAGCAAAAGTGATGTGTACAGAAGAAGACAAAAAAGACCCATGTCCACCTCTGTAATTCAAACGAGAGAAGGCGTTGACTCCAAAAGTCTGATTGGTCAGACTCTTCGGGTTCAAGATTGGTTAAATGAGAAAACTGTTAAGGGATTGCAG TTTGCTATACCCCAGGCCTGGGTTGAACAACAG ATTGTCAACTCTACGTACATGAAG GAGAGATCGGATATGGAAACAAAAGAAGCTAGAGAGTTGTACAATCCTCTTTTGGAGGTGGAGGGCACATTTGTCAGG GACATGCAAAATGTAGTGAAAAGCAAGGACGTGCTAGATCTGAGGAAGCGCGAGATGTTGCACAAGAAGTGGAACGATCGTGTGTACGAGCCGCTCCGAGGGAAGATCATTGATGTGATGGATGGAGAGGATTGGCCCGAACTGGACCGAAGGAAACGAGAGCTGCATAAACAGTACCTGGAGTTTGTCAACCAGAAG GGCCATGTATTCTTAGACACGATGGACCCCTCTGAATATTATGCCCAAGCCTTAAATGGTCATAGGCCAGCTCCCATCAAG CATACTTGTCTCAAATGGAGTAAGCACCTGGCTGTTGCCAAGAGACGGTTTGACCATCAACATTATAAG ATTGCCACCAAGGCTTTCCGTGACCCCCTATTGTCTCAGGGTCGTGAGCGCAGTGCAGAGGAGAGAACCATTCTAAGATGTCTGACAGGAAATGACTACACTGACAAAGACATCGAGCAGGTGAAGTTACCTCCCCTGCCTTTAGTTCCCCTCGGACGCCACGGCACAGACAGCATCAGGTGGTTGGAGATGCCCCTGCACAACATCGAGAGCACACCACGCATGGCCAGCAG GCGAAGGATGCACGGCACATTCAATCAAAGCCAATTAAACTTTGAAGAGTGGTCAAGGGCACAGCGAAACCGAGCTCAAGTAGAAATGGAACTGCAGACACAGAAAAAGCGCATGTACACAGAAGTCCCTCCATTTAAAATCCCACCCAGGGAGGTACCCTCCTCGTATTTAGAGCCCAACAACATTGGAATTCAGACCATTCCAGAGGAACTTGAGCAATTGACTCTCAAAAACTGGGCACCTTCTAACGATTCTGCCTCCATTCCAGTGGGAGCATGTTAA
- the LOC125673189 gene encoding protein FAM228B-like isoform X15, translated as MASLLCVKQPGGKVKMHSSELIEELMIDSKDHITTMKMSKSDVYRRRQKRPMSTSVIQTREGVDSKSLIGQTLRVQDWLNEKTVKGLQFAIPQAWVEQQERSDMETKEARELYNPLLEVEGTFVRDMQNVVKSKDVLDLRKREMLHKKWNDRVYEPLRGKIIDVMDGEDWPELDRRKRELHKQYLEFVNQKGHVFLDTMDPSEYYAQALNGHRPAPIKIATKAFRDPLLSQGRERSAEERTILRCLTGNDYTDKDIEQVKLPPLPLVPLGRHGTDSIRWLEMPLHNIESTPRMASRYESIMNIACLWGTWTSGLSVKRRMHGTFNQSQLNFEEWSRAQRNRAQVEMELQTQKKRMYTEVPPFKIPPREVPSSYLEPNNIGIQTIPEELEQLTLKNWAPSNDSASIPVGAC; from the exons ATGGCATCATTATTATGTGTTAAACAACCTGGGGGCAAGGTGAAAATGCATTCGTCGGAGTTGATTGAAGAACTGATGATAGACAGCAAAGATCACATCACGACTATG AAAATGAGCAAAAGTGATGTGTACAGAAGAAGACAAAAAAGACCCATGTCCACCTCTGTAATTCAAACGAGAGAAGGCGTTGACTCCAAAAGTCTGATTGGTCAGACTCTTCGGGTTCAAGATTGGTTAAATGAGAAAACTGTTAAGGGATTGCAG TTTGCTATACCCCAGGCCTGGGTTGAACAACAG GAGAGATCGGATATGGAAACAAAAGAAGCTAGAGAGTTGTACAATCCTCTTTTGGAGGTGGAGGGCACATTTGTCAGG GACATGCAAAATGTAGTGAAAAGCAAGGACGTGCTAGATCTGAGGAAGCGCGAGATGTTGCACAAGAAGTGGAACGATCGTGTGTACGAGCCGCTCCGAGGGAAGATCATTGATGTGATGGATGGAGAGGATTGGCCCGAACTGGACCGAAGGAAACGAGAGCTGCATAAACAGTACCTGGAGTTTGTCAACCAGAAG GGCCATGTATTCTTAGACACGATGGACCCCTCTGAATATTATGCCCAAGCCTTAAATGGTCATAGGCCAGCTCCCATCAAG ATTGCCACCAAGGCTTTCCGTGACCCCCTATTGTCTCAGGGTCGTGAGCGCAGTGCAGAGGAGAGAACCATTCTAAGATGTCTGACAGGAAATGACTACACTGACAAAGACATCGAGCAGGTGAAGTTACCTCCCCTGCCTTTAGTTCCCCTCGGACGCCACGGCACAGACAGCATCAGGTGGTTGGAGATGCCCCTGCACAACATCGAGAGCACACCACGCATGGCCAGCAG ATACGAGTCCATTATGAACATCGCCTGTCTATGG GGAACATGGACTTCTGGGTTAAGTGTGAA GCGAAGGATGCACGGCACATTCAATCAAAGCCAATTAAACTTTGAAGAGTGGTCAAGGGCACAGCGAAACCGAGCTCAAGTAGAAATGGAACTGCAGACACAGAAAAAGCGCATGTACACAGAAGTCCCTCCATTTAAAATCCCACCCAGGGAGGTACCCTCCTCGTATTTAGAGCCCAACAACATTGGAATTCAGACCATTCCAGAGGAACTTGAGCAATTGACTCTCAAAAACTGGGCACCTTCTAACGATTCTGCCTCCATTCCAGTGGGAGCATGTTAA
- the LOC125673189 gene encoding protein FAM228B-like isoform X27, which produces MASLLCVKQPGGKVKMHSSELIEELMIDSKDHITTMKMSKSDVYRRRQKRPMSTSVIQTREGVDSKSLIGQTLRVQDWLNEKTVKGLQFAIPQAWVEQQIVNSTYMKERSDMETKEARELYNPLLEVEGTFVRDMQNVVKSKDVLDLRKREMLHKKWNDRVYEPLRGKIIDVMDGEDWPELDRRKRELHKQYLEFVNQKGHVFLDTMDPSEYYAQALNGHRPAPIKVYFSEKKVVFNVPDSRPVTAPAQIATKAFRDPLLSQGRERSAEERTILRCLTGNDYTDKDIEQVKLPPLPLVPLGRHGTDSIRWLEMPLHNIESTPRMASSTVPIKLKMIRVHYEHRLSMGNMDFWVKCEAKDARHIQSKPIKL; this is translated from the exons ATGGCATCATTATTATGTGTTAAACAACCTGGGGGCAAGGTGAAAATGCATTCGTCGGAGTTGATTGAAGAACTGATGATAGACAGCAAAGATCACATCACGACTATG AAAATGAGCAAAAGTGATGTGTACAGAAGAAGACAAAAAAGACCCATGTCCACCTCTGTAATTCAAACGAGAGAAGGCGTTGACTCCAAAAGTCTGATTGGTCAGACTCTTCGGGTTCAAGATTGGTTAAATGAGAAAACTGTTAAGGGATTGCAG TTTGCTATACCCCAGGCCTGGGTTGAACAACAG ATTGTCAACTCTACGTACATGAAG GAGAGATCGGATATGGAAACAAAAGAAGCTAGAGAGTTGTACAATCCTCTTTTGGAGGTGGAGGGCACATTTGTCAGG GACATGCAAAATGTAGTGAAAAGCAAGGACGTGCTAGATCTGAGGAAGCGCGAGATGTTGCACAAGAAGTGGAACGATCGTGTGTACGAGCCGCTCCGAGGGAAGATCATTGATGTGATGGATGGAGAGGATTGGCCCGAACTGGACCGAAGGAAACGAGAGCTGCATAAACAGTACCTGGAGTTTGTCAACCAGAAG GGCCATGTATTCTTAGACACGATGGACCCCTCTGAATATTATGCCCAAGCCTTAAATGGTCATAGGCCAGCTCCCATCAAG GTGTATTTTTCTGAGAAAAAG GTAGTTTTTAATGTCCCTGATTCAAGGCCAGTCACCGCACCTGCACAG ATTGCCACCAAGGCTTTCCGTGACCCCCTATTGTCTCAGGGTCGTGAGCGCAGTGCAGAGGAGAGAACCATTCTAAGATGTCTGACAGGAAATGACTACACTGACAAAGACATCGAGCAGGTGAAGTTACCTCCCCTGCCTTTAGTTCCCCTCGGACGCCACGGCACAGACAGCATCAGGTGGTTGGAGATGCCCCTGCACAACATCGAGAGCACACCACGCATGGCCAGCAG tACGGTCCCAATAAAGTTGAAAATG ATACGAGTCCATTATGAACATCGCCTGTCTATGG GGAACATGGACTTCTGGGTTAAGTGTGAA GCGAAGGATGCACGGCACATTCAATCAAAGCCAATTAAACTTTGA
- the LOC125673189 gene encoding protein FAM228B-like isoform X8 produces MASLLCVKQPGGKVKMHSSELIEELMIDSKDHITTMKMSKSDVYRRRQKRPMSTSVIQTREGVDSKSLIGQTLRVQDWLNEKTVKGLQIVNSTYMKERSDMETKEARELYNPLLEVEGTFVRDMQNVVKSKDVLDLRKREMLHKKWNDRVYEPLRGKIIDVMDGEDWPELDRRKRELHKQYLEFVNQKGHVFLDTMDPSEYYAQALNGHRPAPIKVVFNVPDSRPVTAPAQIATKAFRDPLLSQGRERSAEERTILRCLTGNDYTDKDIEQVKLPPLPLVPLGRHGTDSIRWLEMPLHNIESTPRMASRYESIMNIACLWGTWTSGLSVKRRMHGTFNQSQLNFEEWSRAQRNRAQVEMELQTQKKRMYTEVPPFKIPPREVPSSYLEPNNIGIQTIPEELEQLTLKNWAPSNDSASIPVGAC; encoded by the exons ATGGCATCATTATTATGTGTTAAACAACCTGGGGGCAAGGTGAAAATGCATTCGTCGGAGTTGATTGAAGAACTGATGATAGACAGCAAAGATCACATCACGACTATG AAAATGAGCAAAAGTGATGTGTACAGAAGAAGACAAAAAAGACCCATGTCCACCTCTGTAATTCAAACGAGAGAAGGCGTTGACTCCAAAAGTCTGATTGGTCAGACTCTTCGGGTTCAAGATTGGTTAAATGAGAAAACTGTTAAGGGATTGCAG ATTGTCAACTCTACGTACATGAAG GAGAGATCGGATATGGAAACAAAAGAAGCTAGAGAGTTGTACAATCCTCTTTTGGAGGTGGAGGGCACATTTGTCAGG GACATGCAAAATGTAGTGAAAAGCAAGGACGTGCTAGATCTGAGGAAGCGCGAGATGTTGCACAAGAAGTGGAACGATCGTGTGTACGAGCCGCTCCGAGGGAAGATCATTGATGTGATGGATGGAGAGGATTGGCCCGAACTGGACCGAAGGAAACGAGAGCTGCATAAACAGTACCTGGAGTTTGTCAACCAGAAG GGCCATGTATTCTTAGACACGATGGACCCCTCTGAATATTATGCCCAAGCCTTAAATGGTCATAGGCCAGCTCCCATCAAG GTAGTTTTTAATGTCCCTGATTCAAGGCCAGTCACCGCACCTGCACAG ATTGCCACCAAGGCTTTCCGTGACCCCCTATTGTCTCAGGGTCGTGAGCGCAGTGCAGAGGAGAGAACCATTCTAAGATGTCTGACAGGAAATGACTACACTGACAAAGACATCGAGCAGGTGAAGTTACCTCCCCTGCCTTTAGTTCCCCTCGGACGCCACGGCACAGACAGCATCAGGTGGTTGGAGATGCCCCTGCACAACATCGAGAGCACACCACGCATGGCCAGCAG ATACGAGTCCATTATGAACATCGCCTGTCTATGG GGAACATGGACTTCTGGGTTAAGTGTGAA GCGAAGGATGCACGGCACATTCAATCAAAGCCAATTAAACTTTGAAGAGTGGTCAAGGGCACAGCGAAACCGAGCTCAAGTAGAAATGGAACTGCAGACACAGAAAAAGCGCATGTACACAGAAGTCCCTCCATTTAAAATCCCACCCAGGGAGGTACCCTCCTCGTATTTAGAGCCCAACAACATTGGAATTCAGACCATTCCAGAGGAACTTGAGCAATTGACTCTCAAAAACTGGGCACCTTCTAACGATTCTGCCTCCATTCCAGTGGGAGCATGTTAA